Part of the Equus przewalskii isolate Varuska chromosome 27, EquPr2, whole genome shotgun sequence genome is shown below.
aaacagcaaaaggaagaaaaacaagagggAAACAGGCATGGTATTTCAGCTAACTGGTctataaaaaaagcaaaaataaaagatggataaTAGTACACTGCTCACGCCAACATTTTGCAACAAGAGCAGCTATTTTTTTGGCCCTCAAAAACAGTGTGTGAAGTACTTTGTAGGCAGAGAATTACTCGATTATCTTCTCATATGAGAAATTCTAAGCAACGTACTAGGCTGATTCCTCCttgaacacttaaaaaaaaaaaagaccacacaACAACTTTctattaaagagaaattaagatttttacACTCAGCTCTgtacaatgtttaaaaaaataaatggagaacaaAACCCAGCTTCGATCATGCAGCGCTAAGCTTCCTCCACGCTTTTCAGGAAAGAGATGCTGGTGTTAAaagatttttggggggaggagacCTCAAACAGCAAATTCTTACTTAAGCTTTGAGGTAACAGAAATTAACCACACCATGAATTTTCCCCGAAGAACACGAACAGCGCCACATTCACAGAGGGCAGGTTCAACACTAACCCCCGCAAAAAGTTACAAACGATTTATAACTATTTTGCTTTTCCAACTTAAGTTTTCAACCGACAGACACCCAAGCACTCCCTCCCAGAGACCTGCAACGTGAACGATGCAACCAGGAATCTATTCCACAGCAACGCTGCCACCACGCTACTTATGATAAACCAAAATCTGCTAGCACAAGAGGGTTTAGTGAACTCCGGTACACACAATTGCACACAACACGCTTTCAGAACGCCGGTACTTAGGATCTGAGAGCACACCTCTGGATCCACCCGCGCACATAAGATATCACTCCCTACCTTGGCTTGCGGACTTTGCACCCCACACTTTCACGTACCCCTTTCCTCCTGGGCTCAGTCCTAACTTTGCTGTTACCTTGAAAGGAGGAAACGCACGCACGGAGCGGACCAGCCCTAACCACCACGTACCCAACACAAAGAATGGATCTCCTTCGGAAGCTCGCATTAGTAGTATTGCTAGACGTCTTAAGTCTCCTAAATCCTGCAGCAGCATCACCGGCTGACATTAGATTCCCGTAAGCCAGCATGACTGCATCCATTACCTCTTACCCAGAACAGAAACTGTTCACTCAagttattaaaatagaaattctaaatatGTAAGTAAGAGAAAACCTCGACTTTCCAAGACTACGGTATGACACCTAACTTGATTATTTCGAGACACTCAAAGTCCGGATCTCGGTCGCCGGCCGTGGCTCTTTATCAGGAAAGCCCCGCAGCATGGAGGCCACCTCGGTTCCCACGGGCAAGTTGGAAACCTACCTTTCCCGCCACCTTTTTGGGCTTCGTTTCCACTTTTGCAGGCGCGGgtttctgcaaggcaaggagGTGGCACTGAGTCTCCTTCCCCGGGAAGGATCCCGCGGGAAGGACACGGGGACGGGGCGGGTTTACTTACAGCCGACAACCTCGCCGATCTCCGCTTGGgcttggggagagaaaaggacagtGAGCGAACAAGCGCGGCGCTCAGCGCGGACCCCCCCCGGGGCGCGGGCGGGCTCTTACCTCCTCCTTCGCCGCGCCCTCGGCGGAGCTGACCTGCGGGGGGAAGCACACGGCCGAGTGGGCGCAGCCCGCACACCctgcgcccgcccgcccgcgagAACAATGCCCGGCCGCGTGACGTCAGCGGcttcccgccgccgccgccgcgttCGAATCTCCCACCCGGCTCCTCCGGCCGCCGAACGTTCCAGAACACAGCGCTCCGGCCGCTGTGCGTGCGGCCCCGCCAGCCCGCCCGCCGTAGGTCCCGGGGCGCCTCCCGGGCCCAGAGTCACCGTGGACGCGGCGGGGGCCTGGGGCGCCGCGGCAGGCCGGGGCGGCGAAGGGGGTGGGACGTTGCGGGCCCCGGCCGCCGCTCACCTTCCTCTTGGGCATCGTGGCGGCGGGCCGGGCGCGTGCCGGGTGCCTGCGGGCCGCCGCGCGCCGAGAGCCTTCGCGAAGCTGGGCTGCCTGGCCGCTGCCGCTCCTCCCGCCGCCCGATCTGCTGGGACCCGCGGCGGGGGCGGTGGGAGAACCGGATGGAACCGGATTGGGagcccgccccctcctccccccgcgTCCCCCGGCCGCCGGCTCCCCCTCCTCGCCGGCCgggccgccccccgcccccgcccattGGCTGAGGGGTCCACCCCGCCGCGGCCCTCGCCCGGAATAGGTGAGAAGGGCCGTCACTCGACCACtacgccccgcccccgccctcggcgcccccaccccctcccgctGTCTCGCGGGGCCCCCGACCCAGGCGAGGGGGGCGGGGCCCCAGAGGCCGCTCTCGCCTCACGGTAGTTTGTTTGAAGCCGAGCCGCAAAGTGC
Proteins encoded:
- the LOC139079884 gene encoding translation initiation factor IF-2, producing the protein MPGRVTSAASRRRRRVRISHPAPPAAERSRTQRSGRCACGPASPPAVGPGAPPGPRVTVDAAGAWGAAAGRGGEGGGTLRAPAAAHLPLGHRGGGPGACRVPAGRRAPRAFAKLGCLAAAAPPAARSAGTRGGGGGRTGWNRIGSPPPPPPASPGRRLPLLAGRAAPRPRPLAEGSTPPRPSPGIDPVLADP